The stretch of DNA GCGGCCCCGAAGCCGAAGACGAGGGTGTAGTACCGATCGATGTCGATACCGAGGTTTCGCACCATCTCGCGGTCCTGCGAGCCCGCCCGCACGATCGTCCCGTACGTGGTTCGATTCAGGACGAGCCACGTCCCGATCGCGAGCACGGCTCCCACGAGGATCATGAAGTAGTTGTACACCGAGAGCCGAACGCCGAAGACGGCGATCGACTGGTTGAGGACGTCGGGGACGGTGAGCTGGTGCTGGGAGGTGCCCCAGACGAGTTGAATGAGGTCACTGATGATGAGCACCAGCCCGAACGTGAGGAGGATGTGATAGAGGGGGTCCCGGCCGTACAGCGGTCGGACGGTGAACCGTTCGATGGCCGCACCGATCACGCCCACGAGTAGTGGCGCGACCACGAGCGCGACCCAGAAGCCGGTCGCGCCGAGCGGGGTGACGATGCTGAGTGCGAAGTACGCCCCCAGCGCGAACAGCTCGCCGTGCGAGAAGTTGATGACGTCCATCACGCCGAAGATGATCGACAGCCCCGCCGCCAGCAGGACGTACACCATCCCGAGGGTGACGCCGTTCACGAGCTGTTCGACGAAGGCGGATACGGATACCATGAGGGTTCAGTTCAGGCTACAGCCGAGCTCCGAGGCCGGCGGCAGCGCTGCCTCGCCCTCGGTCTTGTCGATGAGCTCCACGTCGGCCATGTCGCCGTCGCCTTCGACCAGCTCGCCCATCCACGTCGGGTTGGTGGCCTGGTGGTCGGACTCTCTGAGCGTGACGTCGCCAAGGACGGTCGTGAAGGTCCCACCCGAGAGGGCGTCTCTGACGTCGGCCGGATCCGTGCTGCCGGCTTGCTGAATCCCACGGGCGATGAGCCGGACGGAGTCGTAGCCGACCCGGGCGAAGTTGCCCGGTGGTCCGTCGTTCGCGCTCTGAAATGCCTCGACGAACTGCTGGTTGTCACCGAGATCGACCGACGGGTCGTACCGTACGCCACCGTACGTCCCGACGGCGTTGCTGCCGGTCGCGGCGCGCACGCTCTGGAAGCTCATCGTCGGCCCGACGAGGTTCACCTGGTCGGTGAGCCCCTGATCGGCGGCCTGGTTCACGAAGTTGACGAGATCGCCGCCGGTCATGCCGAGCACCGCGACCTCGGCGTTCGAGTTGGAGATCTGGCTGATGAAGGAGCCGTAGTTCGACGAGCCGAGCTGTGATTTCGTGAGCCCTGCCTCCTGATAGCTGTCGTTCGCCGACTCCATCCGAGAGCTGACGCGGTTGTACACCGACTGGCCGTAGGCGTAGTCCGCGATGTGAAACCAGACGTTCGTGCCGAGGTTGTTGACCGAGTATCCCGAGATCGCCTCCGCGATCTGGGCGGTGTTGGTCTCACACCGGAACACCCACTCGTTGCAGTTCTCGCCGGTGATCGGAACGGCGGCCCCGCCAGGGAAGTAGACGAACTCCTCGCTCGCGGCGAACTCGTTGAGCGAGAGCGCGACCGAACTGCTGATCGCGCCGAAGAGGTACTCGGCACCCTCCTCCTGAACGAGCCGCTGGGCGTTCCCCTGGGCGGCGCTCGTGGCGGTCTCGGTGTCCGCGTACACCGGCTCGATCTCGACGCCGAACTCGTCGCTCCCGTTGATCTGCTCGACCGCCAGCTCCGCGCCGCTGCGCTGGCCTGGTCCGAGTGAGCTGTACGCCCCCGAAATCGGGTTCAGGATGCCGACGGTCACGCTCCCGAGATCCGCCGACCCGCCGCCACCCGAGCCGCTCCCGTTGCCACCGGTTTCGTTCTCGCCGCTGGCGTCGCTGCTAGTGTTGCCACCGCTGGAGCCTTCGCTGCCGTTCCCGCCTGCCGAGCCACCACTTCCATTGGCGCTCCCCGCGTCGCCGCCAGAGTCGCCGCTATCGTTCGAGTCGTTCCCGCCACCGCCCCCGCTACAGCCGGCAAGCCCCGTGAATCCTGCCGCACCGGCGAGCGCAAGGAAACGGCGGCGTGAGCTAGCGCTCCTCATAGCCGGTGATTTCGACTCCTTGTCCTTGTCTTGCATAGTCACACCGCGGACTGACCCGCACTCCGTAATAAAACCTTCGACTACTATGATCAAATACTGATAGTAAGGACTCGCTGCGTCGGCGCGATCGAGAGGCCGCTACCGTTGTCTGATTGGGGTATGGGTTTGATACAGACGATTCCTGTCGAAAACACCACCTTATGTGACGGAAATAAGTGCCGGCCGCGACCGAGGCGGAGATGCGCTATCCGGTTTTATATACGCCGCGAACGTCGGCCACCGACGTTCCGTCTTCCGCCGTCACGGCCACGTCTACCACGCCGACGTCGCCGCCCTCGCGAACGACGTCCGCCTCGGCGTAGAGATCGCCGGTGCCCGCTTCGAGATAGTCGATCCGCATGTCGATCGTCGGGACGGGTTGGTCGACGAGCGAGACCAGCGCCGCGCCGCCGACGGTGTCGGCGAGCGTGAACGTAACGCCGCCGTGTGCCATCATGCGATCCTGGTTCCACGACAGTTCCTCGCGCATCGCGATGTGGCCTTCAGCGTGGCCGTCCGCCGCCTCGGTCACTTCGACGCCGAGCAGATCGGCGAACGGCATGCCCTCGAAGAATGCCTCGATATCCATCTCGAATCGCCGGTTGGGTGGTCGGCTATTAAAGAATACCGGAGATCCATCCGTCTGCTTAGACACACCGAGCGTGCGCAGTATTTTTGAGAAGACGCCCACTGAGCCGGTCGCATCGAATCTGTACTGACCGAGAATTAAAATTATCTGCATGCCACCCGTCTCTAATCGATATCGCTTCCAGGCTCCCACAGCTAGTACTATGCGTGGGTCGTGGCGAATCTGAGATGGCGATCTATCCACGGTAGCTGCTTTGGATTGGCAAATTTCTGAATCAGTTGAACGGGTGACTACGACTCCGACCGGCACGAGGTCGTTCCTGTTGTGAGCCACGATAACTGAACCGATATAACCGACGGACCGACCGTTAAAACGACTAGATGTGTCGATATCGTGGGAGAAAACAGATATAGTCGCTAATCACTCGATCGAATGACAAGCAATCGTCGTCCCCACATTCGTGGGCATATTTCGAGTGATCTTTTTGTTTTCTCTGGCAATATCACACCAGGTACCTTCGATCCTGTATCGTCGTGGCTCCTGTGATGCTCCCGTTTTTCTGCCGGCCGGGCTCACGTCCACGCCGCGAGTTCGCGCAGCTCTACTGCCGTCTCGGCGATGTCGTCCTGTTCGAGTCGGCCCTCCTCGGTGACGACGGTGACGTGTTCGGCCGGCGTCCGATCGAACGTCGGGTTCGTCACGGTGAGATTGGCGTCACCGTCGTAGACCGCACCTCGGTCTCGCTCCTCGAAGTCCGGCTCCGCCTCCGGATCGGGATCGATCTTGTCGCTCGCGGCGACGACGTACACCGAAACTTCCTCGTGGGAAGCGGCCACCGCGACGGCCCGGGTTCCGACCTTGTTGAGGACGCTGCCGTCGGAGAAGACGGTGTCCGCGCCGACGATCACGGCGTCGACTACACGCTCGCAGAGGAGGTGGGCGGCCGCCGCATCGATCGCGAGCGTCACAGGACAGTCGTCCGCGAGTGCCTCCGCGACGCCGACCCCCTCACAGGCGGGTCGCGACTCACAGACGAGCACTTCCTCGACCGACGCTTGGCGGAGCGCGTTGAGCACCGTCCCTGATCGCGAGAGCGTCAGCACCGTGCCATCGAGCCGTGCGGCCGCCTCGCGTGCGGCCGCCTCGTCGGTCTCGAACGCGCGGTCGATCCCCGCAGTTGCGGCGCGCTCGATCGCTTCGGGAGTTCGGTCGTCGCTCGCCGCGGCCATCGCGCGGTTGATTCGGTTCCCAACGACCGTCATGCTCGACCGCGCTGTGCGGAGGTCCTCGGCGAGGGTCGAAAGCTCGCCCCACGCGTCCTCGCTCTCGGTGGTCGTTCCGAGCACGCCAGCGCGGTCACGGAGCACCTCCAGAGCACGCACCGAGAGCCATGCCGAGCCGTGATCGGTGTCCGCTTTGACTACTTCGACCGTCGGCGCGACGCGCTCGTAGGACGTCCAGAGATCGGGCACCGTCTCGCGCCGCCTGATTTCGGACGGGGCGACCCACTCGACATCGGTCGTCTCGTAATTCGGCTCGACCGCGCGTGACTCGCAGTCGAACAAGTACGGATGAACGGTCCACCGTGTATCGAGGTCGCCGTCCGTCACTGCGAACGAGTCGCCCGCACGAACGAACGACACGGCATCGTCGAGACCCGTCTCCTCCGCGATCTCCTCGCGTGCGGCTCCGTCGGGATCGCTCTCGACGTGGCCCGCGACCGCACCCCACCGACCGGAATACGAGCCGACGGCGTCGCTGCGGTGGAGCAAGAGAACCTCGCCGCGGTTCCGGAGAAAACAGGTGACGACGTGGGTTTCATCCATAGGATCGCTACCGCGCGTTCGGTCTTGAACGTGGCGCGGGGAACTTTGAGCCTGAGGCTCGAACGGGCGCGCATGGTACGGATCGCGATCATCGGCGACACCCACATCCCCTCGCGCGCGGATCGAATCCCGGGGTGGGTCAGGGAGGAAGTCGAGGCGGCCGACCACACCATCCACGTCGGCGACTTCGATTCGGCCGACACGCTCGACGAGGTACGCGACCTCGCTGGCGTGGAACTCACGGCTGTGACCGGAAACATGGACCCACAGTTCGATCTGCCGTCGGTGACGACGGTCGAGCGCGGCGGCGTCGAATTCGTCGTCGCGCATGGCACCGGCGACATCGAGGGGTACGAGGAGCGCGTAGCAGGCATCATCCGCGAGGAGGCAGCCGACGGGCTGACGGTCGGCGTGTCGGGTCATACCCATCAGGTGCTCGACACCGAGGGCGACGGCGTCCGTCTGCTGAACCCGGGCAGCGCGACCGGGGCTGAACCGGCCCAGACGGCGACGATGATGATCGCGACGGTCGAGAACGGTGACCTCGACGTAACTGTTCACGAGCGCTGACGGACCAGCAGTTCCGGGTAGTGCCGACCCGAAGTACGGAAGTGTCCCCCCACCGGAGGCCGGTCATGAACGTCACTCCCGTCCCCGATCTCCCCGAGATCCGCGAGGGCGACGACCTCGCCGCGCTGATCGACGAACGCGCGGATCTCGATTCTGCCGACGTGGTCTGTGTGGCGAGTACGGTGGTCTCGAAGGCTGAAGGCCGGGCGCACGACCTCGACGCGTTCCCGGCGGGCCCACGCGCGACCGAGATCGCCGACCGGCTCGCCGAGATCACGGGCGAGGAGAAGGACCCCCGGTTCGCCCAGGCGGTGCTTGAGGAGAGCACCGATCTCCTGATCGAGGCCCCGTTCCTGCTGACCGAGACCCGGTTCGGCCACGTCGGCGTCAACGCTGGAATCGACCGCTCGAACGTGCCGGGCAGCGATATCCTCCTCTTGCCGAAACGCCCGGACGAGAGTGCCCGCCGGCTCCACGACGCGCTCTCCGTGCCCGTGATCGTGACCGACACCTGTGGCCGGCCGTTCCGCCACGGCCAGCGCGGAGTCGCCATCGGAAAAGCGGGCCTGCCGGCGAGCCACGACTGGCGTGGCGAGCACGACCGCGACGGCCGCGAACTCGGCGTCACGGTGGAGTCGATCGTCGACGAGCTCGCGGCGGCGGCGAACCTCGTGCTTGGCGAGGGGTCGGGCGGCGAGCCGGTCGCCGTAGTCCGGGAGTTCGAGCTCGACGGGTTCGCGGGGAGCGACGAGCTGTTCCGGGACGTCGAGACCGATTTCGTCCGCCAGGCGCTCCGGGAGTGGTCGTATGCGCGCGATTGAACTCACACCCGAACATCCCACCGAGCGACTCGTCGATCTCGGTATCGCGGCCGATCGGGCGGGGTTCGACACGGTGTTCGCGAGCCACCACTACAACAACCGCGATCCGTTCGCCGCACTCGCGCTGCTCGCCGAACGAACGGACGAGATCCGGCTCGGACCCGGTGTCACGAATCCCTACGAGACTCACCCGGTGACGCTCGCTTCGCGGGTGGCGACACTCGACGAGCTCGCCGACGGCCGCGCGGTGTTCGGCGTCGGGCCTGGCGATCCCTCGACCCTCAGAAATCTCGGCCTCGAAGACGAACGTGGGCTCCGATCGGTGCTCGAATCGTTCCAGGTCGCCCGCCGACTCTGGAACGGCGAGCGCGTCGATCACGACGGCACGTTCGTCGCGCGGGACGCCGGCCTGAACTACGACGTCGGCGAGATCCCGGTGTACGTCGGCGGCGAAGGACCACACATGTGTCGGATGGCTGCAAAACACGCCGATGGACTCCTCTTCAACGGGTCACATCCCGATGACCTCGCGTGGGCCGCCGACCGCGTCGCCGAGGGGCTCGACGAACGCCCAGCCGAACATGGAGAATTCGACCTCGCGGCGTACGCGAGCGTCAGCATCGCCGAAGACGCTACGGCGGCCCACGAGGCCGCCCGCCCGCCGGTGGCGTTCATCGCTGCTGGCGCGCCACCGCCCGTCGTCGAGCGTCACGGACTCGATTCCGACCGCGCGGACGCGATCGGCGACGCGATCGCGGCGGGCGATTTCGGTACCGCATTCGACCGGGTGAGCGACGCGATGATCGACGCGTTCTGTATCGCCGGCGAGCCCGGCGCGGTCGAGTCGCGGCTCACCGCAGTCTCAGAGCACGCTGACAGCATCGTGATCGGTGCGCCGCTTGGTCCGGATCCCGAGACGGCTATTCGCCTTGCTGGGGCGGCGTGCGACCGAAGTTCTTGGGGATGATCCCCGAGACGAGTGCGCCGGCGGTGAGATAGCCGAACACGCCGACCGCGAACAGCACGAAGATCGCACCGAACAGCAACAGGATCGCCGACAGCGGATCGCCGAGCGCGACCTGTGAAAACTTGTCTACGAGTTCGGGGATGTTGCCGAGCAATCGTGTGACGATGTTCGCCATACGCCCCGTCGGATGGGGAGGTACTTGTGCGTATCCGTCCACCACAGTCAAGCCGTCGGCGCGCTCACTGGGCGTATGGTCGATGACACCGAACCGAGCGACGTCGCGGAAGCCGACCCGCCCGGCGGTGATGGGGAAGCCCTCCAGTCGACGTACGCGTGGTCACCGGACGCGTCCTGCGGCGAGTGTGGTGCGACAATCGCGGCGCGCTGGCGTGACGGTGAGAACCTGGTCTGCGACGCGTGCAAGTCGTGGTGACGACCGATCCGGACGGTTCGGCTTGGATGATGGACGGTTCGACCATTCGCGCCCGACTCGTGTGACAGCCATGTCGAGAGTAGTCGGCGTTCACGAGTACACTCTCGACGACATCGGTCCTGTGGCGTTCAAGCGCGTAGAGCGGTGAGCACGCTCCGAGCAGCGAAACTCGATTGCTACCGCTCGTCCTTCCAGATCAGCCCCTCGAACCCCGATCGCATCACGGTGGTCCCGTCCTCGTCGTGACAATCTACCGAACACGCGAGCTCGTAGCGGTCGTCACGCTCGGTGACTGTTGTGACTGTCACCTCGCAGGTGATCGTCTCGTCGGTGTAGACCGGTTTGCGGAACTCGAACTCCATCGTCCGCGCGAGGACACCGAGATCGCCGCCGATCTTGGTCGGAAGCGTCGCAGTGAGCAGCCCCTGGACGACGAGTCGTCCCTCGTCGTCGGGTTCGGTGTGGATCGCCTGGCGATCGCCGGAGACCTCGCCGAAGCGCTCGACGTCCTCGTGGGTGAACGTCCGCTCGAACGTGTGGACGTCACCTTCCTCGGGTCGCGCTGTCGCTGTCATCGACCGGCATAAATCCCGCGCCGTGATATACTATCGGTCGAGACCGGACTGATTCCCCAGTCGTTCCGGTGTCGAAACGACAGCCAGTGTAAAGCTTCTTTTACAGCAAGGTTCTCCCTCTCTGTATCGATCATGTCACGGTCGAACTCGTCCGGGCGAGACAGACTCTCGAAACGGCGTCGGTACCGACGGCTGAGCTTCGGCTGTGCGATCGCTGGAACGCTGGGGTTCGTCGCCGCAGCCAACGTCGGCTATCCGTTGGTCGGCGTCGGACTGTACTGGCTCGGATTTCTCGCGTTCGTCGGCGTCTGGCGTGGCACCGCCGTGACGCTGTTCGACGAGCGCGATACAGCACACGAGCGGCGGGCGAGCCACATCACGCTCACTGTGATCGCCGTCACGGGGATCGCTGGCTGGCCGGCGTTGCTGGTGCTCGAAGAAACGGGCTACTACACGATCCCGCCGGTGCTCGAAGGAGCGTTGTTCGGCTACTCGGCACTGTTCGGGTTGTTCGGGATCGCCTATCTCTGGGTCCGGTACCGACCATGAAAAACGACATCCGCCAACGGCGCAACGTCGATGATCTGAGCCAGGCCGATCTCGCGGCGGCGGTCGGCGTCAGCCGCCAGACGATCAACGCCATCGAGCGCGAGCGCTACGACCCCTCGATCGAGTTGGCGTTCGAACTCGCTTGTCACTTCGACTGTCGGATCGAGGACCTCTTCGATCCCGAACTCGACGGTAGCGAACAGTAACGTCCCACCCGTCGTCGTGTTCTCTTGACGATGGTTGTCTCCCACCGACAGATTCAAGTGGGTGTGTAAAACATGCTTTACTGTAAAGTATGCTTTACGGAAAGCCCATTTGACACAGAGCCATGCCACGACAGACTCACTTCGACACGACACGCGACGACCGTCCCCGACGCCCACACCGACCATGACGGCCGAGTGTACCACCGAGAGGTCTCGAACGGAGGGGACGATGAGCGATCCCGCCATCGTCGCCAAGGGGCTCACGAAGCGGTACGGCGACGACCCCGCAGTCGAGGAGCTGTCGCTCACGATCCCTTCGGGAACCGTCTACGGCTTTCTCGGCCCGAACGGGGCCGGCAAGACCACTACGATGCGGCTGTTGACGACGCTCACCGAGCCGACCGCGGGGACGGCCACGGTGGCCGGTGTGCCGATCACCGATCGACCAGCGCTCACCGAGCGGATCGGCTATCTCCCGGCGGAGCCGCCGGTGTTCGACGAGCTCACGGGGTGGGAGCAGCTCAGACACGTCGCCAGACTCCACGGAATCCCCGACCAGCAAGCCGACGAACGGATCGAGGAGTTACTGGATCGGTTCGACCTACTCACAGACGCCGACCGGCGGATCGAGGGCTATTCGACGGGGATGACAAAGAAGGTCGGCATCATCGCCACGCTGCTCCACGATCCGGCGGTCGTGTTGCTCGACGAACCCACATCGGGGCTCGATCCGCGGGCCGCCCGCACGGTCAGAGAGACGATCGCCGACCTCGTCACCCGGGAGATGACGGTGTTCCTCTCGACGCACGTCCTGTCGGTGGTCGACGAGCTCGCCGACACGGTCGGCGTGATCGACGACGGCCAGCTCGTCGCCGAGGGACCGCCCGACGAGCTGAAAGCCCGAGCTCAGAAGGGAGCGGCGTCGGATCTCGAAGCCGCGTTCCTCGACATCACCGCTGCGGACGGTGCGGACGCCGACGGCACCGACGAGAGGGCCACCGCGACTGGAACCACGGATGACTGAGGAGTCGTCGCCGGCGCGTGAGCGTCGCCAGGATGTGGAGACGAGCACCGCCGAACCGCCGGCCACCGCCAGCGGTCGGCATGCTGACGGTCTCTCGACCCTGACCGCT from Halococcus salifodinae DSM 8989 encodes:
- a CDS encoding coenzyme F420-0:L-glutamate ligase; this translates as MNVTPVPDLPEIREGDDLAALIDERADLDSADVVCVASTVVSKAEGRAHDLDAFPAGPRATEIADRLAEITGEEKDPRFAQAVLEESTDLLIEAPFLLTETRFGHVGVNAGIDRSNVPGSDILLLPKRPDESARRLHDALSVPVIVTDTCGRPFRHGQRGVAIGKAGLPASHDWRGEHDRDGRELGVTVESIVDELAAAANLVLGEGSGGEPVAVVREFELDGFAGSDELFRDVETDFVRQALREWSYARD
- a CDS encoding metallophosphoesterase family protein, with translation MVRIAIIGDTHIPSRADRIPGWVREEVEAADHTIHVGDFDSADTLDEVRDLAGVELTAVTGNMDPQFDLPSVTTVERGGVEFVVAHGTGDIEGYEERVAGIIREEAADGLTVGVSGHTHQVLDTEGDGVRLLNPGSATGAEPAQTATMMIATVENGDLDVTVHER
- a CDS encoding helix-turn-helix transcriptional regulator; its protein translation is MKNDIRQRRNVDDLSQADLAAAVGVSRQTINAIERERYDPSIELAFELACHFDCRIEDLFDPELDGSEQ
- a CDS encoding ABC transporter ATP-binding protein; the encoded protein is MSDPAIVAKGLTKRYGDDPAVEELSLTIPSGTVYGFLGPNGAGKTTTMRLLTTLTEPTAGTATVAGVPITDRPALTERIGYLPAEPPVFDELTGWEQLRHVARLHGIPDQQADERIEELLDRFDLLTDADRRIEGYSTGMTKKVGIIATLLHDPAVVLLDEPTSGLDPRAARTVRETIADLVTREMTVFLSTHVLSVVDELADTVGVIDDGQLVAEGPPDELKARAQKGAASDLEAAFLDITAADGADADGTDERATATGTTDD
- a CDS encoding DUF7573 domain-containing protein, which gives rise to MVDDTEPSDVAEADPPGGDGEALQSTYAWSPDASCGECGATIAARWRDGENLVCDACKSW
- a CDS encoding MaoC/PaaZ C-terminal domain-containing protein, producing the protein MTATARPEEGDVHTFERTFTHEDVERFGEVSGDRQAIHTEPDDEGRLVVQGLLTATLPTKIGGDLGVLARTMEFEFRKPVYTDETITCEVTVTTVTERDDRYELACSVDCHDEDGTTVMRSGFEGLIWKDER
- a CDS encoding PaaI family thioesterase encodes the protein MDIEAFFEGMPFADLLGVEVTEAADGHAEGHIAMREELSWNQDRMMAHGGVTFTLADTVGGAALVSLVDQPVPTIDMRIDYLEAGTGDLYAEADVVREGGDVGVVDVAVTAEDGTSVADVRGVYKTG
- a CDS encoding 5,10-methylenetetrahydromethanopterin reductase, which produces MRAIELTPEHPTERLVDLGIAADRAGFDTVFASHHYNNRDPFAALALLAERTDEIRLGPGVTNPYETHPVTLASRVATLDELADGRAVFGVGPGDPSTLRNLGLEDERGLRSVLESFQVARRLWNGERVDHDGTFVARDAGLNYDVGEIPVYVGGEGPHMCRMAAKHADGLLFNGSHPDDLAWAADRVAEGLDERPAEHGEFDLAAYASVSIAEDATAAHEAARPPVAFIAAGAPPPVVERHGLDSDRADAIGDAIAAGDFGTAFDRVSDAMIDAFCIAGEPGAVESRLTAVSEHADSIVIGAPLGPDPETAIRLAGAACDRSSWG
- a CDS encoding ABC transporter substrate-binding protein, which codes for MRSASSRRRFLALAGAAGFTGLAGCSGGGGGNDSNDSGDSGGDAGSANGSGGSAGGNGSEGSSGGNTSSDASGENETGGNGSGSGGGGSADLGSVTVGILNPISGAYSSLGPGQRSGAELAVEQINGSDEFGVEIEPVYADTETATSAAQGNAQRLVQEEGAEYLFGAISSSVALSLNEFAASEEFVYFPGGAAVPITGENCNEWVFRCETNTAQIAEAISGYSVNNLGTNVWFHIADYAYGQSVYNRVSSRMESANDSYQEAGLTKSQLGSSNYGSFISQISNSNAEVAVLGMTGGDLVNFVNQAADQGLTDQVNLVGPTMSFQSVRAATGSNAVGTYGGVRYDPSVDLGDNQQFVEAFQSANDGPPGNFARVGYDSVRLIARGIQQAGSTDPADVRDALSGGTFTTVLGDVTLRESDHQATNPTWMGELVEGDGDMADVELIDKTEGEAALPPASELGCSLN
- a CDS encoding NUDIX domain-containing protein — protein: MDETHVVTCFLRNRGEVLLLHRSDAVGSYSGRWGAVAGHVESDPDGAAREEIAEETGLDDAVSFVRAGDSFAVTDGDLDTRWTVHPYLFDCESRAVEPNYETTDVEWVAPSEIRRRETVPDLWTSYERVAPTVEVVKADTDHGSAWLSVRALEVLRDRAGVLGTTTESEDAWGELSTLAEDLRTARSSMTVVGNRINRAMAAASDDRTPEAIERAATAGIDRAFETDEAAAREAAARLDGTVLTLSRSGTVLNALRQASVEEVLVCESRPACEGVGVAEALADDCPVTLAIDAAAAHLLCERVVDAVIVGADTVFSDGSVLNKVGTRAVAVAASHEEVSVYVVAASDKIDPDPEAEPDFEERDRGAVYDGDANLTVTNPTFDRTPAEHVTVVTEEGRLEQDDIAETAVELRELAAWT